The following proteins are encoded in a genomic region of Dialister hominis:
- a CDS encoding MFS transporter, with protein MSWLKKYQSENKYVVFFFLYIGFCISYIDRSAIGLALPSISKDFALAPTQMGVVISAFFIGYSIMQIPGGWLADHFGSKTVICIALTLWSIFTFTTGHASTLAGLLFLRFVFGLCEGPYAGSCYRAIAEYFPRELRPAFTTGILSSNYIGSAIAPIIIVPLILWFGWRGMFQALGCIGLVYVFFYAFCVKQTKPAEEVKAGKKENKTKYFLHLMKFSIIWKLVLCAFCVSCINKGLDAWMPTYLIAERGINLKAVGYVTPIPFMASFLSTAGCGWLMNKYFDKKEQYMIAICAVMTAIFLYLMYNAETLFWVVVFQCGVYFFKACILGSAVAIVLKIVTGSIAGSASTLVNMGGQVAGFISPVIMGYLVSAFNGSFNAVFYYLIAAAALCAVSALLIPKRKEAMLDLGEGSEE; from the coding sequence ATGAGTTGGTTGAAAAAGTATCAAAGTGAAAACAAGTACGTGGTATTCTTCTTCCTCTATATAGGGTTCTGTATATCCTATATAGACAGGTCCGCCATCGGGCTCGCGCTTCCTTCGATTTCGAAGGACTTCGCCCTTGCGCCCACGCAGATGGGCGTCGTCATCAGCGCATTCTTCATCGGCTATTCCATCATGCAGATTCCTGGCGGCTGGCTGGCTGACCATTTCGGTTCCAAGACGGTCATCTGCATTGCATTGACACTCTGGTCCATCTTCACCTTCACGACCGGCCATGCATCGACGCTTGCAGGACTGCTCTTCCTGCGCTTCGTATTCGGTCTCTGCGAAGGTCCATATGCCGGTTCCTGCTACAGAGCGATTGCTGAATACTTCCCGCGTGAGCTTCGTCCTGCATTTACGACAGGCATCCTTTCCTCGAACTACATTGGAAGCGCCATTGCACCGATCATCATCGTACCGCTCATCCTCTGGTTCGGATGGAGAGGCATGTTCCAGGCATTAGGCTGCATCGGCCTCGTTTATGTATTTTTCTATGCTTTTTGTGTCAAACAGACAAAGCCGGCAGAAGAAGTCAAAGCAGGCAAGAAAGAAAACAAGACAAAGTACTTCCTGCACCTGATGAAGTTCTCTATCATCTGGAAACTTGTCCTCTGCGCATTCTGCGTATCCTGCATCAATAAAGGCCTCGATGCCTGGATGCCGACATACCTCATCGCAGAACGCGGCATCAACCTGAAAGCCGTCGGTTATGTAACGCCGATCCCGTTCATGGCATCCTTCCTGTCAACGGCAGGCTGCGGCTGGCTTATGAACAAGTATTTTGATAAGAAGGAACAGTACATGATTGCCATCTGCGCTGTCATGACCGCGATTTTCCTCTACCTGATGTACAATGCGGAAACCCTTTTCTGGGTCGTCGTATTCCAGTGCGGTGTGTACTTCTTCAAGGCATGCATCTTAGGTTCTGCTGTTGCTATCGTCCTTAAGATCGTCACCGGTTCCATTGCAGGTTCCGCTTCCACGCTTGTCAACATGGGTGGACAGGTGGCAGGCTTCATTTCGCCAGTCATCATGGGCTACCTTGTTTCTGCATTCAACGGTTCCTTCAATGCCGTATTCTATTACCTGATTGCTGCTGCAGCGCTCTGCGCAGTGAGCGCACTCCTGATCCCCAAGAGAAAAGAAGCTATGCTTGATCTGGGTGAAGGCAGCGAAGAATAA
- a CDS encoding MFS transporter, producing MGWLKKFQSENRYVVFFFLYVGFCISYIDRSAIGLALPSISKDFTLAPTQMGVVISAFFIGYSIMQLPGGWMADKFGSKSVILIALTLWSIFTFMTGHASSLAGLLFLRFVFGLCEGPYAGACYRGIAEYFPRELRPAFATGVLSSNYIGSAIAPIIIVPLILWFGWRGMFQALGCIGLVYVFFYAFFYAFFVKQVKPAEEEKAGAKKGSKKEYFLKLLHFSIIWKLVVCAFCISCINKGLDAWMPTYLIAERGINLKAVGYVTPIPFMASFLSTAVCGWIMNKYFDRVEQYMIGICAVMTAVFLYLMYNAETLFWVVVFQCGVYFFKACILGSAVAIVLKIVTGNIAGSATMIVNMGGQVAGFISPVVMGYLVSVFNGSFNAVFYYLIGAASVCALSAFLIPKRKEAMLDLGEGSEE from the coding sequence ATGGGTTGGCTTAAAAAGTTTCAAAGTGAAAACAGGTACGTAGTGTTCTTCTTTCTCTATGTAGGGTTCTGTATTTCTTACATAGACAGATCCGCTATCGGGCTCGCACTTCCTTCGATTTCGAAGGATTTCACCCTTGCGCCCACGCAGATGGGCGTCGTCATCAGTGCATTCTTCATCGGCTACTCGATCATGCAGCTGCCTGGCGGCTGGATGGCCGACAAGTTCGGGTCGAAGTCAGTCATTCTGATTGCGCTCACCTTGTGGTCTATTTTCACCTTCATGACCGGCCATGCTTCCTCTCTTGCAGGACTCCTTTTCCTGCGTTTCGTATTCGGCCTCTGCGAAGGCCCGTATGCCGGTGCCTGCTACCGCGGCATTGCAGAATACTTCCCGCGTGAACTTCGTCCTGCATTTGCCACAGGCGTCCTGTCTTCGAACTATATCGGCAGCGCCATTGCTCCGATCATCATCGTGCCGCTCATCCTCTGGTTCGGATGGAGAGGCATGTTCCAGGCATTAGGCTGCATCGGCCTTGTTTATGTATTTTTCTATGCATTTTTCTATGCATTTTTCGTCAAGCAGGTAAAACCGGCAGAAGAAGAAAAAGCCGGCGCCAAGAAGGGAAGCAAGAAGGAATATTTCTTAAAGCTTCTCCATTTCTCCATCATCTGGAAACTCGTCGTCTGCGCATTCTGCATTTCCTGCATCAATAAAGGCCTCGATGCCTGGATGCCGACGTACCTCATCGCGGAACGCGGCATCAATCTGAAAGCTGTCGGCTATGTAACCCCGATCCCGTTCATGGCATCTTTCCTTTCCACCGCTGTCTGCGGCTGGATCATGAACAAGTATTTTGACAGGGTAGAACAGTACATGATCGGCATCTGCGCTGTCATGACCGCTGTCTTCCTGTACCTCATGTACAATGCAGAAACCCTTTTCTGGGTCGTCGTATTCCAGTGCGGTGTGTACTTCTTCAAGGCATGCATCTTAGGCTCTGCCGTTGCTATCGTCCTTAAGATCGTTACCGGAAATATTGCAGGCTCGGCTACGATGATCGTCAACATGGGCGGCCAGGTAGCAGGCTTCATTTCCCCGGTCGTCATGGGATATCTTGTTTCTGTATTTAATGGTTCCTTCAACGCTGTTTTCTACTACCTGATCGGTGCTGCTTCCGTCTGCGCTCTGAGCGCATTCCTCATTCCGAAGAGAAAAGAAGCGATGCTTGACCTGGGTGAGGGCAGTGAAGAATAA
- the menC gene encoding o-succinylbenzoate synthase, with protein sequence MRIDRVDIIRVLNPFKHPFQTSFTKFENRDALLVKVYSEGLVGWGECKAFYGPFYNPEDNGTVLHILSDIIIPGILHTEVESPEAFMKQFDYIKGNRLAKAAVENALWELMVQRTGKSLKTLLGGTQKEIKVGVSLGIEKDINVLFKEIEHYLELGYHRTKIKIHPGRDIEVVKAIRKEFGDITLTVDANSAYTLKDIDLFRAMDEYHLQYIEQPLGEEDIVDHATLQKAIETPVCLDESIVSYEAAEVAIRLGSCKVINIKSSRCGGVYEGKRIHDLCVAHHIPVWCGGMTELGIGRAQNVSFASLPGFTELAHDVAAASRYFDEDVTNPMVDITDRCTIIVPDEENGIHYDVDEKQIDKMEAGHWIFK encoded by the coding sequence ATGAGAATTGACCGCGTAGATATTATCCGCGTTTTGAATCCGTTCAAGCATCCGTTCCAGACAAGCTTCACCAAGTTTGAAAACAGGGACGCACTGCTTGTCAAAGTATATTCCGAAGGCCTTGTCGGCTGGGGTGAATGCAAGGCTTTCTACGGGCCTTTCTACAATCCGGAAGACAACGGCACCGTGCTTCATATCCTGAGCGACATCATCATCCCGGGCATCCTTCATACGGAAGTGGAAAGCCCGGAAGCTTTCATGAAACAGTTCGACTACATCAAGGGAAACCGCCTTGCCAAAGCAGCTGTCGAAAACGCTCTCTGGGAACTCATGGTCCAGCGTACAGGAAAGTCCCTGAAGACGCTCCTTGGCGGCACGCAGAAGGAAATCAAGGTCGGCGTCTCCCTTGGCATTGAAAAGGATATCAACGTCCTTTTCAAGGAAATTGAACATTACTTAGAACTTGGCTATCACAGAACGAAGATCAAAATCCATCCGGGCCGCGACATTGAAGTCGTCAAGGCCATCAGGAAGGAATTCGGGGATATCACGCTTACCGTCGATGCCAATTCCGCCTACACGCTTAAGGATATCGACCTCTTCCGCGCCATGGATGAATACCATCTCCAGTACATTGAACAGCCGCTCGGAGAAGAAGATATCGTCGACCATGCCACGCTCCAGAAAGCTATCGAGACACCGGTCTGCCTCGATGAAAGCATCGTTTCCTACGAAGCGGCAGAAGTGGCAATCCGTCTTGGCAGCTGCAAGGTCATCAATATCAAATCCAGCCGCTGCGGCGGTGTCTATGAAGGAAAGCGCATCCATGACCTCTGCGTTGCCCATCATATTCCTGTATGGTGCGGCGGCATGACAGAGCTCGGCATCGGCCGCGCGCAGAATGTTTCCTTTGCAAGCCTTCCGGGATTTACGGAACTGGCGCATGATGTGGCAGCTGCGAGCCGCTACTTCGACGAAGATGTGACAAACCCGATGGTAGACATCACTGACCGCTGCACGATCATCGTGCCGGATGAGGAAAACGGAATCCATTACGATGTCGATGAAAAGCAGATCGACAAGATGGAAGCAGGCCACTGGATTTTCAAATAA
- a CDS encoding uroporphyrinogen decarboxylase family protein, translated as MKQSKRDLITAAFHNQETGRMALGFWHHFLKDETGADAFLHPELTDEVIQGQEDFYQAFSPDMIKIMTDGFFSYPAEILQKPLTSRKALSEIKPLGKSSVWFESQIAYAKLLQKKYGSEVPLFYNVFAVPRTIEFMQQTAGSPIDLGAWVREEPETLTKAMDIISTDYAELAKALISEAGVDGIYLSVNNVSPDGITEEEYRKYIAPYELKILEAANEAGGSNILHICGYHGFRNHLEWYKDYPFLAVNVANHVEGITLGKEKKLFGGRAVIGGFGQTENDLIYKGSEEEIRSEVRRLLDESGTKGVLLGADCTIPRDTDIRHLEWIRDEADKYVKEHKA; from the coding sequence ATGAAGCAGAGCAAAAGAGATTTGATTACAGCAGCATTCCACAACCAGGAAACCGGCCGCATGGCCCTGGGATTCTGGCACCATTTCCTGAAGGACGAAACCGGAGCCGATGCATTCCTTCATCCAGAGCTTACGGATGAAGTCATTCAGGGACAGGAAGATTTCTATCAGGCGTTCTCCCCGGATATGATCAAAATCATGACGGACGGCTTCTTCAGCTATCCGGCAGAAATCCTCCAGAAACCATTGACCAGCAGAAAAGCGCTTTCAGAAATCAAGCCGCTTGGAAAATCATCTGTCTGGTTTGAAAGTCAGATCGCTTATGCAAAGCTTCTCCAAAAGAAGTACGGCAGTGAAGTCCCTCTCTTCTACAATGTGTTCGCCGTCCCAAGGACGATCGAATTCATGCAGCAGACAGCCGGAAGCCCGATCGACCTTGGCGCATGGGTGAGGGAAGAGCCGGAAACGCTCACAAAGGCAATGGACATCATTTCCACTGATTATGCAGAGCTTGCAAAGGCTCTTATCAGCGAAGCAGGAGTGGACGGGATTTACCTTTCCGTCAACAACGTGAGCCCTGATGGAATCACGGAAGAAGAATACAGGAAGTACATCGCTCCTTACGAGCTGAAAATCCTGGAAGCGGCCAATGAGGCAGGCGGAAGCAATATTCTTCACATCTGCGGCTACCATGGCTTCAGGAACCATCTGGAATGGTACAAGGATTACCCGTTCCTGGCAGTCAATGTGGCCAACCACGTCGAAGGGATTACGCTTGGAAAGGAAAAGAAACTCTTTGGCGGAAGGGCCGTCATCGGAGGATTCGGACAGACTGAAAATGATCTGATCTACAAGGGAAGCGAAGAAGAAATCAGAAGCGAAGTCAGAAGACTTCTTGATGAAAGCGGGACGAAGGGGGTTCTCCTTGGTGCTGACTGCACGATTCCAAGAGATACGGATATCCGTCATCTGGAATGGATCAGGGATGAAGCAGACAAGTACGTGAAGGAACACAAGGCATAA
- a CDS encoding transporter substrate-binding domain-containing protein: protein MKTGKLWKALILAGIVGIAGGLAGCGGEKADKGASAAVSSNGKKIVKIAHTAHYFPYDYVDDKNQSDGMEVAVMKEVAKKLPRYEFQYVPTSDDDLLIGVESGKYDAGTKGIWKTPAREKKYIFPENNIAASVIGVTIRSEDADKIHSLEDFAKAGKKLVPIAPQNAQYQVIKDFNTAHPDSPINLEASENFQVADAYSWVLEGRYDGYLSIELAYKKNVTAPDAPYKDYKNKLTYIRYKALPTYVLVNKNDKELARQINQALGELKKEGKIAELEKQYFGEEISPLLDQK from the coding sequence ATGAAGACGGGAAAATTATGGAAAGCACTCATTCTGGCAGGCATCGTGGGAATCGCGGGAGGGCTTGCAGGATGCGGCGGTGAAAAGGCAGACAAGGGAGCATCTGCTGCTGTATCGTCCAATGGAAAGAAAATCGTGAAGATCGCGCACACGGCGCACTATTTCCCATACGACTATGTGGATGACAAGAATCAGTCGGACGGCATGGAAGTCGCTGTCATGAAGGAAGTGGCAAAGAAGCTGCCGCGGTATGAATTCCAGTATGTGCCGACATCTGATGATGATCTTCTGATCGGCGTCGAATCCGGCAAGTACGATGCAGGAACGAAGGGGATCTGGAAGACACCGGCCCGCGAAAAGAAATACATTTTCCCGGAAAACAACATTGCTGCCAGCGTCATCGGCGTAACGATCAGAAGCGAGGATGCGGATAAGATCCACTCCCTGGAAGATTTCGCCAAGGCAGGCAAGAAGCTTGTGCCGATTGCTCCGCAGAATGCGCAGTACCAGGTCATCAAGGATTTCAATACTGCTCATCCGGATTCCCCGATCAATCTGGAAGCGTCTGAAAACTTCCAGGTCGCTGATGCGTACAGCTGGGTGCTTGAAGGACGCTATGACGGATACCTTTCCATCGAGCTGGCTTACAAGAAAAATGTGACCGCACCGGATGCGCCGTACAAGGATTACAAGAACAAGCTGACATATATCCGCTACAAAGCGCTTCCGACATATGTCCTTGTCAACAAGAACGACAAGGAACTGGCCAGACAGATCAATCAGGCGCTTGGCGAACTGAAGAAGGAAGGCAAGATTGCCGAGCTTGAGAAGCAGTACTTCGGTGAGGAAATCAGCCCGCTTCTGGATCAGAAATAA
- a CDS encoding amino acid ABC transporter permease has product MDTRPFSPDVILTSIPALLPYLEVTLMVGLISVVTGSAFGLLLAWARLSGNRILSSLAEGYTYIIRCTPSIVLLFIVFYGLPVFARDALGIDLDNLSRAIFVIITFTLLFGGFVSEVFRSAYLAVPKGQYEAAVTIGLSPWKAFLTVVMPQAAVIALPNFGNSVINLLKESALAYTIGLIDLLGRTNLIISQNYGAYGIELYAACMLIYWMVNILLERTFLFAEKRLSHRE; this is encoded by the coding sequence ATGGATACGAGGCCATTCAGCCCGGATGTCATACTGACATCCATACCTGCTTTACTGCCATACCTTGAGGTGACGCTTATGGTCGGCCTGATCAGCGTCGTGACCGGATCAGCCTTCGGGCTTCTGCTCGCATGGGCCAGGCTTTCAGGAAATAGGATCCTGTCATCTCTGGCGGAAGGATACACGTACATCATCCGCTGTACGCCGTCCATCGTCCTTCTTTTCATCGTTTTCTACGGACTGCCGGTCTTTGCAAGGGATGCGCTGGGAATCGATCTCGATAATCTGTCGCGTGCGATTTTCGTCATCATCACGTTCACGCTTCTCTTCGGAGGCTTCGTATCGGAAGTGTTCCGCTCCGCTTACCTCGCTGTCCCCAAGGGGCAGTATGAGGCGGCGGTTACCATCGGTCTTTCTCCTTGGAAAGCATTCCTGACGGTCGTGATGCCGCAGGCAGCCGTCATCGCTCTTCCGAATTTTGGAAATTCGGTCATCAATCTTCTGAAAGAAAGCGCCCTGGCTTATACGATCGGGCTCATCGATCTCCTGGGCAGGACGAATCTTATCATTTCCCAAAACTACGGCGCGTACGGCATAGAGCTTTATGCAGCGTGCATGCTGATTTACTGGATGGTGAATATCCTTCTTGAAAGGACATTTCTTTTCGCCGAAAAACGGCTGTCACACAGAGAATAG
- the menC gene encoding o-succinylbenzoate synthase gives MKISKVVVRRMSLDFKVPFRTSFGLNTTKDFSIVELHDSDGNVGYGACSAFMRPWYNEETTMGALFIIKEYLIPALFDAGDFKDPEWFFDHTSWIRRNRMARASVDCALWELYSKELGIPEYKALGGVKDSVEAGVSLGIEDTPDKLLATIEKYMKQGYRRVKCKIKPGYDINYMRAVRKEYGDIMLMVDANSAYTLADIDLFKEMDELGLLMIEQPLASDDIVDHRHLQAAIKTPICLDESIDSVDDARRAIELGSCKIINIKVARVGGLTEARRIQKFAGEKGVYSWCGGMVDDGVARGHNMAVATLPYYRYPNDIPGSDRYYADDIVTPSTFIDDHAMIHLPQLPGTGFELNQEVVEKHTLEKWEFTK, from the coding sequence ATGAAAATTTCTAAAGTAGTTGTCCGCAGAATGAGTCTTGATTTCAAGGTGCCTTTCCGCACCAGCTTCGGACTGAATACGACAAAGGATTTCTCCATCGTCGAACTGCATGACAGCGATGGCAATGTGGGATATGGTGCCTGCTCGGCATTCATGCGCCCCTGGTACAATGAAGAAACGACAATGGGCGCTCTCTTCATTATCAAAGAATACCTGATTCCGGCTCTCTTTGATGCAGGTGATTTCAAGGACCCTGAATGGTTCTTCGATCATACATCCTGGATCCGCAGAAACCGCATGGCGCGCGCTTCTGTCGACTGCGCTCTCTGGGAACTGTACTCCAAGGAACTCGGCATTCCTGAATACAAAGCTCTCGGCGGCGTCAAGGATTCTGTCGAAGCCGGCGTTTCCTTGGGCATTGAAGATACACCTGACAAGCTTCTTGCTACGATTGAAAAGTACATGAAGCAGGGCTACCGCCGTGTCAAATGCAAAATCAAACCGGGCTATGATATCAATTACATGAGAGCTGTCAGAAAAGAATACGGAGACATCATGCTCATGGTTGATGCCAATTCCGCATATACGCTCGCTGATATCGACCTCTTCAAGGAAATGGATGAACTGGGCCTTCTCATGATTGAGCAGCCTCTGGCATCCGATGATATCGTGGATCACCGCCACCTGCAGGCTGCCATCAAGACACCGATCTGCCTGGATGAAAGCATTGACAGTGTCGATGATGCCAGAAGAGCCATCGAGCTTGGCAGCTGCAAGATCATCAACATCAAAGTAGCCCGCGTGGGCGGATTGACCGAAGCCAGAAGAATCCAAAAATTCGCCGGTGAAAAGGGCGTTTATTCCTGGTGCGGCGGCATGGTCGACGACGGCGTCGCAAGGGGCCACAACATGGCTGTTGCCACCCTCCCGTACTACCGCTATCCGAATGATATCCCGGGAAGCGACCGCTACTATGCGGATGATATCGTAACCCCGTCCACATTCATTGACGATCATGCCATGATTCATCTGCCGCAGCTTCCGGGCACCGGCTTTGAACTGAATCAGGAAGTCGTTGAAAAACATACTCTTGAAAAGTGGGAATTCACAAAATAA
- a CDS encoding amino acid ABC transporter permease yields MELDLSFMEEALPFLIKAIPVTIFITAATLILSLVPAFLMAEKRVRGGGKGKAEKLIMLYISFIRGTPLVLQVLLVYALMPSILNSIVKALGLPIDVFHDINPLWYAVTVFTINTTALLSEIFRSAMLAVPEGQMEAGLTIGLSRFQTWIHVVVPQALTSALPNLCNLTVNLIKGTSLAFFMGIKDIMAAAKIQAAFGYNYIEAYLEVFILYIAICTIVQVVYKIFEKRAGLYRAAGQEG; encoded by the coding sequence ATGGAACTGGATCTGTCATTCATGGAAGAGGCGCTGCCCTTCCTCATCAAAGCCATTCCCGTGACGATTTTCATCACAGCGGCAACGCTCATCCTCTCTCTTGTGCCGGCTTTTCTGATGGCGGAGAAGAGAGTGCGTGGAGGCGGAAAAGGAAAGGCAGAAAAGCTCATCATGCTCTACATTTCCTTTATCCGCGGAACGCCGCTCGTCCTGCAGGTGCTTCTCGTGTATGCGCTCATGCCGAGCATCCTGAATTCCATCGTCAAAGCGCTGGGGCTTCCCATCGACGTATTCCATGACATCAATCCGCTCTGGTATGCAGTGACGGTTTTCACGATCAATACGACGGCTCTTCTTTCGGAAATCTTCCGCTCGGCCATGCTGGCGGTGCCGGAAGGGCAGATGGAAGCAGGACTTACGATCGGGCTTTCAAGGTTTCAGACATGGATCCATGTCGTCGTGCCGCAGGCTCTGACATCTGCGCTTCCCAACCTCTGCAATCTCACGGTCAACCTGATCAAAGGCACGTCGCTCGCCTTCTTCATGGGAATCAAGGACATCATGGCAGCCGCAAAGATTCAGGCGGCCTTCGGCTACAATTACATCGAGGCATACCTGGAAGTATTCATCCTTTATATCGCAATCTGCACCATCGTTCAGGTTGTTTACAAGATTTTCGAAAAACGCGCCGGACTCTACCGCGCAGCAGGACAGGAGGGCTAA
- a CDS encoding winged helix-turn-helix domain-containing protein yields the protein MRIATDLDRRDFFDLAFKEIGMSENDFSLEILPILAYNEGLLIKNAAAMEKLYRMGKVSYCITLFYKVRDILDSKGIPVYILQPSFDDIRNGLQRLVLTHESMLDRGNRLAVIAIHIDALKESIPNNNDYRLSMEKLQVSREIHRFAHFLDAACIEQPPSGYFLFTTPALIENATNHYHHFSLLSNVAETTAFTLSIGIGYGETAAEAKYNALQGMEHSSASGGNRAYIIGKELFSRVPMSKNGQASQEKKEHPIDEQFLYLSKKSGVSVRIIADLYHACRDTGRQRFTASELADLTSVTPRTINRILAKLIDHHLAQDVGRRFTDKTGRPSRIIEIQFESKKHDKNKK from the coding sequence ATGCGGATTGCGACCGATCTTGACCGGAGGGATTTCTTCGACCTTGCCTTCAAGGAAATCGGGATGAGTGAAAACGACTTTTCCCTCGAAATCCTTCCGATCCTTGCTTACAATGAAGGCCTCCTCATCAAGAATGCAGCCGCCATGGAAAAGCTCTACCGGATGGGTAAAGTCTCATACTGCATCACCCTCTTCTACAAGGTCCGCGACATCCTTGACTCCAAGGGCATTCCCGTCTACATCCTCCAGCCATCCTTCGATGATATCCGGAACGGGCTGCAGCGCCTTGTCCTCACCCACGAATCCATGCTGGACCGCGGCAACAGGCTTGCTGTCATAGCCATCCACATCGACGCGCTCAAGGAATCCATTCCCAATAACAATGACTACCGCCTTTCGATGGAAAAGCTGCAGGTTTCGCGTGAAATCCACCGCTTTGCCCATTTCCTGGATGCCGCCTGCATCGAGCAGCCGCCTTCCGGGTACTTCCTTTTCACGACCCCTGCCCTCATCGAGAATGCGACAAACCATTACCACCACTTCTCGCTTCTTTCCAACGTCGCTGAAACGACCGCCTTCACCCTTTCGATCGGGATCGGATACGGCGAAACGGCAGCCGAAGCCAAGTACAATGCGCTGCAGGGCATGGAACACTCCTCAGCTTCCGGCGGAAATCGCGCCTACATCATCGGGAAGGAGCTCTTCTCCCGCGTCCCCATGTCAAAAAACGGGCAGGCCTCGCAGGAAAAGAAGGAACATCCCATCGATGAGCAGTTCCTCTACCTCTCTAAGAAATCCGGCGTCAGCGTGAGGATCATCGCCGACCTTTACCACGCCTGCCGCGATACAGGCCGCCAGCGCTTCACTGCCTCCGAGCTTGCCGACCTGACAAGCGTCACGCCGCGCACGATCAACCGCATCCTTGCCAAGCTCATCGATCATCACCTCGCCCAGGACGTCGGCCGCCGCTTCACGGATAAGACAGGCCGTCCCAGCCGCATCATAGAAATCCAGTTCGA
- a CDS encoding M20 family metallopeptidase: protein MTTRDKAYEWIDAHKDDMVDLWKQMVTIDSGIGVKEGGMEMGNLCAGILEKLGFSIRRVSYEKCGDTIIGERGDLSKPYTILMGHMDTVFFKGEPEKRPFTIKDGKAYGPGVLDMKGGVCILLSTLEALHAAGFDDFPCKVILVADEEPAHVFSNAPEVIEKESKGAKCAFNFETGFPDHALVVQRKGCWRFFIETFGRGCHVGNDPQNGRSAILEMAHKIIEIENLTDYSKQYNVNVGTIEGGTVANAAPAHCKVECDFRYVHPEDLPILRKKVEEVCAKQYVPDVTTKLYDSVGFAVMPQLPGNLELLKIAQEVAEESGFPVPGPKLCGGGSDAAYTEAAGVPTLCGTGVEGSRNHTVEEWADVDSLFRRAKQMAGILLKLNEK, encoded by the coding sequence ATGACGACAAGAGATAAAGCATACGAATGGATTGACGCGCATAAGGACGACATGGTCGATTTGTGGAAACAGATGGTGACCATCGATTCCGGCATCGGTGTCAAGGAAGGCGGCATGGAGATGGGCAATCTCTGCGCAGGAATCCTTGAAAAGCTGGGATTCTCCATCCGCCGCGTATCCTATGAAAAATGCGGCGACACGATCATCGGCGAACGCGGCGACCTGTCCAAACCATACACGATCCTCATGGGTCACATGGATACGGTATTCTTCAAAGGCGAACCTGAAAAGCGTCCGTTCACCATTAAAGACGGCAAGGCATACGGCCCGGGCGTTCTTGATATGAAGGGCGGCGTCTGCATCCTGCTCTCCACTCTGGAAGCGCTCCATGCAGCCGGATTTGATGATTTCCCGTGCAAAGTCATCCTTGTTGCCGATGAAGAACCGGCCCACGTATTCTCCAATGCGCCGGAAGTCATCGAGAAGGAATCCAAAGGCGCCAAGTGCGCATTCAACTTTGAAACAGGCTTCCCGGATCATGCCCTGGTCGTCCAGAGAAAAGGCTGCTGGCGTTTCTTCATTGAAACCTTCGGCCGCGGCTGCCATGTAGGGAATGATCCGCAGAACGGCAGAAGCGCTATCCTTGAAATGGCTCACAAGATCATTGAAATCGAGAACCTGACCGACTACTCCAAACAGTACAATGTCAATGTCGGCACAATCGAAGGCGGCACGGTAGCCAATGCGGCTCCGGCTCACTGCAAGGTGGAATGCGATTTCCGCTACGTCCATCCTGAAGATCTCCCCATCCTCAGAAAGAAGGTCGAGGAAGTCTGCGCCAAACAGTATGTGCCTGATGTCACGACAAAGCTCTATGACAGCGTAGGCTTTGCTGTCATGCCGCAGCTCCCGGGCAACCTTGAACTTCTGAAGATTGCACAGGAAGTCGCAGAAGAAAGCGGATTCCCTGTTCCGGGCCCGAAACTCTGCGGAGGCGGCAGTGATGCAGCCTACACGGAAGCTGCCGGTGTTCCGACACTCTGCGGCACAGGCGTTGAAGGCTCCAGAAACCATACGGTCGAAGAATGGGCCGATGTGGACAGCCTCTTCCGCCGCGCTAAGCAGATGGCAGGCATTCTTCTCAAGCTGAACGAAAAATAA